The Allofrancisella frigidaquae genome has a segment encoding these proteins:
- the pdxY gene encoding pyridoxal kinase — MALIKKTPRILSIQSHVAYGYAGNKAAIFPMQKLGIEVSPIYTVQLSNHTQYPHYKGSFFNAKEIQNVIDGMVANNFLTKHDAVLSGYIGDTEVAKVIANTVKVIKNDNQNALYCCDPVFGDIYDTGNQQGRIFATKEHPNIFLEYLLPIADIITPNLFELSILSDTKIKNFNDIIEACKNLIIKIKNPNQIIIITSTSFDNSKTGIAIYHKNKFKYLESRKYKVQPYVSGSGDITAAMFLSYILKGKDFFQALNKVIKCLDGIFKTTYELNTNELALIQAQRYIK; from the coding sequence ATGGCTTTGATCAAAAAAACTCCGCGAATCCTTTCTATACAATCACATGTCGCTTATGGTTACGCAGGTAACAAAGCTGCTATCTTCCCGATGCAAAAGCTTGGGATAGAAGTATCTCCTATTTATACAGTTCAATTATCTAACCATACTCAGTATCCACACTACAAGGGATCTTTTTTTAATGCAAAAGAGATCCAGAATGTTATTGATGGTATGGTTGCAAATAACTTTTTGACTAAACATGATGCGGTGCTTTCTGGCTACATTGGGGATACTGAAGTTGCTAAAGTTATTGCCAATACAGTCAAGGTCATTAAAAATGATAATCAAAATGCTCTATATTGCTGTGACCCAGTATTTGGAGACATCTACGACACGGGTAACCAGCAAGGACGTATTTTTGCAACAAAAGAACATCCTAATATTTTCTTAGAATATTTATTGCCTATAGCTGATATTATTACCCCGAACTTATTTGAGCTTTCTATACTAAGTGATACAAAAATTAAAAATTTTAATGATATTATCGAAGCTTGTAAAAATCTAATAATTAAAATTAAAAATCCAAATCAAATAATTATTATTACAAGCACATCTTTTGATAACTCTAAAACTGGTATTGCAATATACCATAAAAATAAGTTTAAATATTTAGAGTCTCGAAAATATAAAGTTCAACCCTACGTAAGTGGTTCTGGAGATATCACAGCTGCGATGTTCTTAAGCTATATTTTAAAAGGTAAAGACTTTTTTCAAGCTTTAAATAAAGTAATCAAATGTTTAGATGGTATATTTAAAACCACCTATGAGTTAAATACTAATGAATTAGCTCTAATACAAGCACAAAGGTATATTAAATAA
- a CDS encoding radical SAM protein — protein MQRYSKITNVHRYKREIVLLKSRPCAYGKCSFCDYILDNSKNTDEINSINLKVLENVTGEFGILEIINSGNIFELPLKTKSYIKQIIKEKNINLLFVEAHWMYKDHLHKIKDIFETNIFIKTGLESFDYDFRENILKKGFNYQSLTELSNLFDSVCLLIGVKGQTKEIIRKDIEIAKTYFNHTTINIYKNNTTHIKADDELKKWFLEEYIYLYNDPQFEILVDNTDFGVG, from the coding sequence ATGCAACGCTATAGTAAGATAACAAACGTTCATCGTTATAAACGAGAAATAGTACTTCTAAAAAGCCGTCCTTGTGCTTATGGAAAATGCTCATTTTGTGACTATATTCTAGATAACTCCAAAAATACCGATGAAATTAATTCGATAAACCTCAAAGTTCTAGAAAATGTAACTGGTGAATTTGGCATTTTAGAAATTATCAATTCTGGCAATATTTTTGAGCTACCTCTAAAAACAAAAAGCTATATAAAACAAATCATTAAAGAAAAGAATATTAATCTTCTTTTTGTCGAAGCACACTGGATGTACAAAGACCATCTACACAAAATAAAAGATATCTTTGAAACTAATATATTTATAAAAACAGGATTAGAAAGCTTCGATTATGATTTCAGGGAAAATATTCTGAAGAAAGGTTTTAACTATCAATCACTGACTGAACTTAGTAACCTATTTGATTCTGTCTGCTTACTAATAGGTGTAAAAGGACAAACTAAAGAAATTATACGAAAAGATATTGAGATAGCAAAAACATATTTTAACCATACAACTATAAATATCTATAAGAACAACACCACTCACATTAAAGCCGATGATGAGTTAAAAAAATGGTTTTTAGAAGAGTACATCTACTTATACAATGATCCGCAATTCGAAATATTAGTTGATAATACAGATTTTGGCGTAGGTTAA